The sequence CGGTGTGAAACGAACCTGATGTCGCCGGTAGCGCGGGTCCGAGCGCATGATGGATGGGATCGACAAGCCAGGTTTGATCGAACTCGAAGGATGCTCGTTCCCCATTGCGGTCCCGATGGGACCACAGCCGACCTACCGATCGGATTCCCCCTGGGAGGTCAATGTCGACGTAGGCTGCCGGCTGGCTCAACGCGTTTCTTCTCGGCCGGCGTCTTTATGTTGCCCCTTTTCGGCTGGATCGATTGCCTTGGTCTTTCGCTTTGTTGCCCGCGGCCCGGCTGAGATTCTCAGAGGAAGCTGCTCGTCTGCGAGGCTCAGCCCAACCACATCCGTCTCAGGGGCGGCGAGTTGTCCGATCCTGTCGCCCAGCCCCAGTATCCAGAGGATTGTGGCGTATGTTCCGAGGGCGACCGATGCATCGCCTCGCTCCGCGCGCCACAGCGTCGGCCTGGTAATCTGGGCGCGCTCGGCGACCATGGAAGTTGTCAGTCTGCGCCGGCGCCTCGCGTGTTGGAGATCGTGCCCGAGTTGCTTGAGGGCGCGGCGTACCGATATTGGGAGTGGAGCGGGAGAGCGGGGCATGAGACAATGCTAACTATCTTTATCACTGTAGGCCATGGTGATAAATATCTTTTACGTTATGCCACACAATGTTGGTGCCTAAAAGTGGCCCCCCAAACGGCATCCCGCGCAGCAAAATGAAACCGCCCAGTCGCGTAAGTCACGACTGGGCCAAAGCTTATCGAACGAGAACCCCGCCATTTTCGAATGGCGGGGGGCGAATCGGGACGGCGGGATTTGAACCCGCGACCCCCTGAACCCCATTCAGGTGCGCTACCGGGCTGCGCCACGTCCCGCTAAGCGGTCTCCCGCGAAGCAATGCTCAATCTACCACTCTGGCCGGAACGAGAACAGCCAGAGCCGATCGTCCCCTACATGTCGCGCCATCAGTGCGGAGATTGCGCAAGCAGCATTGCATCATCGCGCAGAGAGAACCTTCGAACAGCGCCCCGTCCTATTCGATCGAAGCGATCTTCCCCACATAAAAATCCCCGAAGTCTGCATACTTCGCGCTCACCTCATCGAACCGCATATCCGTCACGAGCTTCTTGAAATCCAGCGGATCCTTTGCAAAAAGCGTCACTCCCCACTCCCACGAATCGAACCCGATCGCGCCAGTAATTACCTGCTGAATTCGCCCCGCGTATCTGCGTCCCGTCATTCCATGGGACTGCATGAGTCTGCTCCGTTCATTCAGCGACAGTGAATACCAGTTCTGCCCACGCTGCCGACGCTTCGACATGGGATAGAAGCAGACGTATTGCATGTCCGCCGGAGGTGGCGGATACAACCGGCGCTGCACATGCTCGCTTTCCAGCTCCGCTCGCGTCCGCTCGCCAAGTTGCGACCTGTAAGTCTCGTCGCCAACGGTGCCGCCACGTTGCTGAGCGTCAGCCGCAAGCTGCGCAGTGATGTGATAGAACCCGGCCTCAGTCACACTCAGGAACGAATACACCAGCTCAGCATCCACTTCGGCAAAACCGCGCATGCAACGCGCCCCGCACTCGCCTATCTCATCCAGCGTCGGCCGGAAGTGGAAAGCCATCACGTCGGCCGTCGACCCGATGAGCTGCACAACAGCGCTCCACCCGTTGCTGTATTCGCCACTGATGTTCGGTGCCAAACCCGGGGCTTGATCATCCGCCTGTCTCGAACCCGCACGGCGTCGAAAGACCTGATGCAACGCATACCAGCCTTCAGCGGTCTCCGGCGGGTGGGCGACGGAGTCCGCAGCGGCGATACGCTGCGGCGCAACGCCCTCCACACCAGTCATACCATGTTGCGCAACGCCCTCGCCACCAGTGACACCACGCTGCGCAACGCCCTCGTCACCCGTCATACTCCGTTGCGAAACGTCATACGCTACGGAGCCGTCGTAAAGCTGAAAGCAAACGTCCCCGCCAGTCTGTTCCCCGCCGTATCCCTCGCATCGGTAGTAACGGTCGCAGTGTAGCTGGTGCTCGGCGCCAGCAACACTCCACTGGGAAGGGTGAAAGTCGCTACCCGCGTCGAAACGTTGTACGAGACCGTTCCGGTCACCGCAACGCCCCCGACGGTCGTCCTCAGAGTAAATGTGGTCCCGTTGATCGTCGCCGGGTCCATGTTCTCGCTGAACGTCACCGTCACCGCAACCGACCGCGAAACATTCGTGGAGTTGCTGGCCGGCGAGGTCGCGATTACGGTCGGAGCGATCGTATCCAGTGCTGTCGTGAAGCTCGATGTGAAATTGGTGGCGAGCGTATTGCCGGCCACGTCCTTCACTCCAGTGGTGACGGTCAGCGTGTAAGTGGTGAAATTCGCCAGCGGCGACGACGGTGTGAACGTCGCGGTGTTGGTGCCGGCGTTGTACGACACTGTTCCTGCCACCGGTGCGCCGCCGCCCTGCGGCGTGAGGAACACGGTGCTGGAGTTGATGCTCGTCGGATCAATCGGCTCGCTGAACGTCGCCGTGACAACTGTGTTCCTCGCGACTCCCGTCGCCCCATTGGGAGGCGTCGTCGCAACCACGGTCGGACGCGTCACATCCGCAGGCTGCGCAGTCGAGAATGTGGATGTGAACTGAGTCGCCAGCGGATTTCCGCCGATATCCATTACGCCCGTCGTAACGGTGACGGTGTAGTGCGTCCCATTTGCCAACGGCGCACTCGGCGTGAACGTCGCGCTGTTCGCACCCGCGTTATAAGTGACGGTTCCGGCCACGAGAGCACCCGTGCCGGTATTTCGCAGGTTGAACGTCGTCGTATTGATAGTCGATGCATTCATCGGCTCACTGAACGTGACGGTCACGGCACTGGTTATCGCGACGCCCGACGCATTATCCGGCGGCGAAACTGTGAGCACCGTGGGACCTGTGTTGTCCGCGGTGATGAATGTCCAGCTCCTGCTCGCCGCGAGCGGATTCCCCGCTACGTCCCTCGCGCCAATGGTGATGGTGGCGGTGTAGGTCGTGGCCGCCACCAGCGGACTCGACGGCGTGAAGGTCGCGGTGAATGTGGCCGGATTGTACGCTACCGTGCCAGGCACCGCCCCCCCGCTCAGGGTCGACCGCAACAGGAACGTCGTCGCGTTGATCGTCGCCGGGTCCATTGCCTCACTGAACGTCGCCGACAGCACTACGTTCGTCGGCACATTCGTCGCCAGATCAGCGGGCGTCGTCGACACGACTGTCGCAGCCACATTGTCACCAGTCGTAAATGACGAGACGAAGTTTGCGCCCATCTCATTGCCGGCCACATCCCTCACAGTGCCCACGATCGTCACGGTGTAAGCCGTATTCGACGCCAGCGGTGCACTCGGGGTAAACGTGGCCACTCTCGTTGCCGCGTTGTAGGTCACCGTACCGGGCACAGCCGCACCTGACGATGTCCTCACGGTAAAATTGGTGGCGTTGATCGTTGCCGGATCGATCGCCTCGCTGAACGTCACGTTGATTGTCGTTGACGTCGATACGCCAACAGCGCCATTGGCGGGTGTAATCGATGTGACGGTCGGACCGGTCGCATCGCGTGTCGTGAAGGTCCACGAAACATCCGCGGCGAGTCGGTTGCCCGAAATGTCCTTCACCCCCGTCGTGACGGTGGCAGTGAAATTCACAGGATTGGGCAGACCACTCGTAGGCTTGAACTCCGCGGTCCGCGTCGCCGCGTTGTACGTAACCGTCCCCGGTATAACCGCACCCGTTGCGGTCACCTTGAGGTTGAAGGTCGTTGCATTGAGCGTCGTCGGATCGATTGGCTCGCTGAATGTCGCCGTGACAGTCGCCGCTGGCGACACCCCAGTCGCATTCGCGGGCGGCTGCATTGCCGTGACCCTCGGCGGAGTGACATCGACGGTCGTAACGGCCGCAGCCGGAGTTTCGAGCGACAGGCCCGACAGTACCCCGGCGGTGCAATTGGCCGAGACCGTGTACATGTACGTCTGCTGCGGAGCCAGACCGGTATCGGTGTAGCTGGTGGTCTTCGACTCGCCCACTCTCACGCCGTTCCGGAAAACGTTGTAACTGATCACCCCGTCGCTCTGGGGACTCGGCGTCCACGTCACCGTCGCCGACGTCGGCGAAACAAGCGTAGCCCTTACATCCACCGGGGTACTCGGCGAAACAGGGCCGGTGAGCTCACCACACGCGATTCCTGCAATTGAGGCAAGAAGGATCCCGGCCGCAGTAAGTGATCTGCTGCGAGAGAACCGCAATCTGTTCGAAACTTTCATGATTGAAGGCATGTGTTATCGATCCCGGCGGATTACGATGCGGCGGTTCTTCTGTCTTCCGATTGCGGTCGTATTCGGCGCGATGGGTTTTTCCTCTCCAACGCCAGTGATGCGAATGCGGTCGACCGAGACGCCCTGGCTCACGAGGTAGTCACGCACGGTGCGGGCGCGGTCGAGTGCCAGAATGTTGTTCGCGGCATTGGATCCGGCGTTGTCGGTGTGTGCTTCGATGCTGAGCTTCATTCTCTGGCCTGCATCAGACGTAAGGTCAACCACGAGGCCGTCGAGAATCGGCTCAGTTTCGTCGCGCCACGCGGGTTTGGAGAAATCGACCTGCGTGCCGTCAATCGTCAGCAACAAACCACTGGCGTCGCCGATCAATACTGCTGGCGGCGTATTCTGCGGTGCGCGCGGAACGGCATCCCGTGGAGGTGTTGCAGGCTGAGCGACCGGGCGG is a genomic window of Gemmatimonadaceae bacterium containing:
- a CDS encoding Ig-like domain-containing protein, translated to MKVSNRLRFSRSRSLTAAGILLASIAGIACGELTGPVSPSTPVDVRATLVSPTSATVTWTPSPQSDGVISYNVFRNGVRVGESKTTSYTDTGLAPQQTYMYTVSANCTAGVLSGLSLETPAAAVTTVDVTPPRVTAMQPPANATGVSPAATVTATFSEPIDPTTLNATTFNLKVTATGAVIPGTVTYNAATRTAEFKPTSGLPNPVNFTATVTTGVKDISGNRLAADVSWTFTTRDATGPTVTSITPANGAVGVSTSTTINVTFSEAIDPATINATNFTVRTSSGAAVPGTVTYNAATRVATFTPSAPLASNTAYTVTIVGTVRDVAGNEMGANFVSSFTTGDNVAATVVSTTPADLATNVPTNVVLSATFSEAMDPATINATTFLLRSTLSGGAVPGTVAYNPATFTATFTPSSPLVAATTYTATITIGARDVAGNPLAASRSWTFITADNTGPTVLTVSPPDNASGVAITSAVTVTFSEPMNASTINTTTFNLRNTGTGALVAGTVTYNAGANSATFTPSAPLANGTHYTVTVTTGVMDIGGNPLATQFTSTFSTAQPADVTRPTVVATTPPNGATGVARNTVVTATFSEPIDPTSINSSTVFLTPQGGGAPVAGTVSYNAGTNTATFTPSSPLANFTTYTLTVTTGVKDVAGNTLATNFTSSFTTALDTIAPTVIATSPASNSTNVSRSVAVTVTFSENMDPATINGTTFTLRTTVGGVAVTGTVSYNVSTRVATFTLPSGVLLAPSTSYTATVTTDARDTAGNRLAGTFAFSFTTAP
- a CDS encoding helix-turn-helix transcriptional regulator, which produces MPRSPAPLPISVRRALKQLGHDLQHARRRRRLTTSMVAERAQITRPTLWRAERGDASVALGTYATILWILGLGDRIGQLAAPETDVVGLSLADEQLPLRISAGPRATKRKTKAIDPAEKGQHKDAGREETR
- a CDS encoding chlorite dismutase family protein, producing the protein MTGDEGVAQRGVTGGEGVAQHGMTGVEGVAPQRIAAADSVAHPPETAEGWYALHQVFRRRAGSRQADDQAPGLAPNISGEYSNGWSAVVQLIGSTADVMAFHFRPTLDEIGECGARCMRGFAEVDAELVYSFLSVTEAGFYHITAQLAADAQQRGGTVGDETYRSQLGERTRAELESEHVQRRLYPPPPADMQYVCFYPMSKRRQRGQNWYSLSLNERSRLMQSHGMTGRRYAGRIQQVITGAIGFDSWEWGVTLFAKDPLDFKKLVTDMRFDEVSAKYADFGDFYVGKIASIE